In the genome of Populus nigra chromosome 9, ddPopNigr1.1, whole genome shotgun sequence, one region contains:
- the LOC133702640 gene encoding plant UBX domain-containing protein 4-like, with product MASRDKKPAKPSSSRAGGIRTLSDLNRRSGPDSDSDDEDAPQEYYTGGEKSGMLVQDPTKGNDVDAIFNQARQLGAVEGPLENINQSSSSSSFSGTGRLLSGETVPSAPQQPEAVVHNIVFWTNGFTVNDGPLRSLDDPENASFLESIRKSECPKELEPADRRSSVHVNLIRRDQKCPEPERQRHVPFQGVGRTLGSSSTALATEPTADPAPLNSAPTPFMGLVVDETLPSTSIQLRLADGTRMVAHFNNHHTVNDIRSFIDASRPGAALNYQLQLMGFPPKLLTDPTQTIEQAGLANSVVIQKF from the exons atggcGTCAAGGGACAAGAAACCAGCAAAACCCTCAAGCAGTCGAGCCGGAGGTATCCGTACTCTCTCCGATCTGAACCGGCGTTCCGGGCCTGACTCTGACAGCGACGACGAAGATGCTCCTCAAGAGTACTACACTGGTGGAGAGAAAAG TGGTATGCTTGTCCAAGATCCTACAAAGGGTAATGACGTGGATGCAATTTTCAATCAAGCTAGACAGCTTGGTGCTGTTGAAGGGCCTTTGGAGAATATTAATCAATCTTCAAGCTCAAGTAGCTTTAGTGGAACTGGGAGATTACTCTCAGGGGAGACTGTACCATCTGCTCCTCAACAACCTGAAGCTGTTGTTCACAATATTGTTTTCTGGACGAATGGTTTCACTGTAAATGATGGCCCTTTGAGAAGTCTGGACGATCCCGAAAATGCATCTTTCTTAGAG AGCATCAGGAAGTCCGAGTGCCCGAAGGAGCTTGAACCAGCGGATAGAAGGTCCTCAGTTCATGTCAATTTGATTAGGAGGGATCAAAAGTGCCCA GAACCAGAGAGGCAGCGCCATGTTCCATTCCAAGGTGTAGGGAGAACTCTAGGAAGCAGCAGTACTGCACTTGCAACTGAACCAACAGCTGATCCTGCTCCTCTGAACTCTGCTCCAACCCCTTTTATGGGCCTGGTTGTGGATGAAACACTGCCATCGACTTCAATTCAGCTTAGGCTGGCTGATGGGACCCGCATGGTGGCCCACTTTAATAATCATCACACAGTCAATGACATTCGATCCTTCATAGATGCTTCCAGGCCTGGGGCTGCTCTTAATTATCAACTGCAGTTGATGGGTTTCCCACCTAAGCTTCTTACTGATCCAACACAGACAATAGAGCAGGCAGGCCTTGCCAATTCAGTTGTTATTCAGAAATTCTAG
- the LOC133703075 gene encoding uncharacterized protein At4g22160-like produces the protein MADAADRARPNREEENRLKHACDAGMVTGEVPSDSEDSNNPLSSDSVSSESPPRLADLAASFRVFSESMARMDLAEMEMIKAREASRLEAEKRRMELEAELTRMMLQTQLQIASIVAGKGTSRKRKRVGEEEGELPILSREGALLLSLLQCNFFF, from the exons ATGGCAGACGCAGCCGATCGAGCCAGACCGAACCGGGAAGAGGAGAACCGTTTAAAGCATGCCTGTGATGCTGGAATGGTGACTGGTGAAGTCCCTTCGGACAGCGAGGATTCTAATAATCCACTGAGTTCTGACTCTGTGAGCTCCGAGTCACCTCCAAGACTTGCTGATCTTGCAGCGAGTTTCCGGGTCTTCTCGGAGTCAATGGCGAGAATGGACCTTGCAGAGATGGAGATGATCAAGGCAAGAGAGGCTTCAAGGTTGGAGGCAGAGAAAAGGAGGATGGAGTTGGAGGCTGAGTTGACTAGAATGATGTTGCAGACTCAGTTGCAGATTGCTTCGATTGTGGCCGGGAAAGGAACGAGTAGAAAGAGGAAACGAGTTGGAGAAGAAGAGGGGGAGCTGCCCATTTTGTCAAG GGAAGGAGCTTTGCTGCTAAGTTTGCTACAATGCAACTTCTTCTTTTGA
- the LOC133702675 gene encoding uncharacterized protein LOC133702675, translating into MLLLLEKTKKIQREELEKGTNQGTKRKPKEPGKETEVETRGGQRKKTAEQRRGSESRKHRIRREEQSIYWETKKNQRKTNTAKGCTERKQKKRKKQRKSKRKEEQHAIAFILLPGFLIIQNDGFELDKKVVVIADTSRKQDHDPAATSLFDSMITFCLPVRRNHQEIATHYPVCQAPNKMRGKS; encoded by the exons ATGCTGTTATTGCTTGAGAAGACCAAAAAAATACAGAGGGAAGAACTGGAAAAGGGAACAAACCAGGGGACTAAGAGAAAACCAAAAGAACCCGGGAAGGAAACAGAGGTAGAAACCCGGggaggacaaagaaaaaaaacagccgAACAGAGGAGAGGGAGTGAAAGTAGGAAACACAGAATCCGCAGAGAAGAACAGAGCATATACTGGgagactaaaaaaaatcagaggaaaacaaacacagccaaaggTTGCACCgagagaaagcaaaagaaaagaaagaagcagaGGAAAAGTAAACGAAAGGAGGAACAGCACGCCATCGCCTTCATCCTGCTCCCAG GCTTTCTCATTATTCAGAATGATGGATTTGAACTGGATAAGAAAGTCGTAGTCATTGCAGACACTAGTAGAAAACAAGACCATGATCCTGCTGCAACCAG TCTGTTTGATTCAATGATTACTTTTTGCCTACCTGTTCGGAGGAATCACCAGGAAATAGCTACCCACTACCCAGTATGCCAAGCACCTAACAAAATGAGGGGAAAGAGTTAA